One window of the Solanum stenotomum isolate F172 chromosome 11, ASM1918654v1, whole genome shotgun sequence genome contains the following:
- the LOC125844452 gene encoding putative disease resistance RPP13-like protein 1 — protein sequence MEIGLAVGGAFLSSALNVLFDRLAPNGGLLNMFQKHKHHVWLLKKLKMTLRGLQIVLSDAVNKQASNPSVSDWLNELRDAVDSAENLIEEVNYEALRLKVEGQHQNLAETSNQQVSNLCLSDDFFLNIKEKLEETTETLEVLEKQIGRLGLKDHFSSTKQETRTPSTSVVDDSNIFGRKFSKNEYVFCA from the exons ATGGAGATTGGCTTAGCAGTTGGTGGTGCATTTCTCTCTTCAGCTTTGAATGTTCTCTTTGATAGGCTTGCTCCTAACGGTGGTCTTCTCAACATGTTTCAGAAGCATAAACATCATGTTTGGCTCTTAAAGAAGCTGAAAATGACTTTGCGTGGTCTTCAGATTGTGCTAAGTGATGCAGTGAATAAGCAGGCATCAAATCCATCTGTGAGCGACTGGCTTAATGAGCTTCGAGATGCTGTGGACTCTGCTGAGAACTTAATTGAAGAAGTCAATTATGAAGCTTTGAGGCTTAAGGTGGAAGGTCAGCATCAAAATCTTGCAGAAACAAGCAACCAGCAAGTAAGTAACCTGTGCTTGAGTGACGATTTCTTTCTTAACATAAAGGAGAAGTTGGAAGAAACCACTGAAACATTGGAGGTGTTGGAAAAGCAAATTGGTCGCCTTGGCTTAAAGGATCATTTTAGTTCAACTAAACAAGAAACTAGAACACCTTCAACTTCTGTGGTTGATGATTCTAATATCTTTGGAAG aaaattctcaaaaaatgaaTATGTTTTCTGTGCCTGA